Part of the Xenopus tropicalis strain Nigerian chromosome 3, UCB_Xtro_10.0, whole genome shotgun sequence genome, TATAACATTAAGTGCTATTTTTTAGCTCAGTGTGACACTGTTCACaaggttaataaataaaaactagaCCCTTATTCATATATGAACACAATCTACAAAATTGCATCAAATATAAACACTATTCTAGTGGTCCAgagctttaaaggggatatatcaGGCTgtgatttttgcctttttttttttgtacgcgCTAGCTGCAGTTAAATGAATTTTGAAGACAGGCAGGCATCAGAGCCAAATATTACAGCCTTTCTAGCTTTTGAACTGAGATCTTCTCTCTGCATTTTTTTAGGTTGTGCTCCTTTATGCAGGAAGCATGTCCATATTGAAATATACCTTTCAAGGGGGCAGCCATATGtaatacatatgtataaaaaaaactctgaatACATTCTAAATTAACAATATATCTAGTAGTTCATTGAATATAGCCATTCCGTGGTAGAAATATTTACATACAATGAGCCCAtaatagatcccctttaaagtcaTGCAAGAAATCAGTGTTTCATCAGTGATTGTTTCTGATTGGTAATTTCCTGACCTGAATGTGCACCAACAGTCATCATGATTACCATTATTGGCAGTGCAAATGTATTTCAATCCTTTTGCTGCCCTTCTGTGAACTGGAAATTGcgtggatgacaaaaaaaaaaaaccctgtttgcccCATTACCTTAATGGTTTGGATTAAGCTGAATGCTAAGGATCCAGCCAGATATGAATATTTTCACTATGTATTTTCATATATAGTATATtctcatttttgaaaaaaaactaaGGATTTGGTGCACCCTTAGAGGCAGATTGTTTgagttagagaaaaaaaaaaagcatagtgGGGAAAAAAGTGACAActcatgcaaaaaaaatcataaaaaaatcagTCATGTAACAAAGTctcaagaaaaagaaaatcacattcattttcaatgaagcTGAAAATTTTGACTTATAattaaactgtggaaaaattaaaataaagttgcTTAAAACCTTCATAGACGGTTCCCATTAATTTCTACGgaaacttgccagcttttacttgcagtGTTTTAATGAGAAAGTTTGCATTTTTCTTCCAAAATATTCTCGAATATTGTCACAGTCTTGTCTTTCTGCCATGTTTActctcaaattgtgaaaaaatgcaattgcaaatcatgataaatcagcccctaagtgtttgtacCTTTTAATGCAATGCGATATTTCAagataataaaaacaaacattgtgCTGAACCCATGTAGTTATTTATCAGAATGGCACAGGCTGTCTTATCAATTAAGTTGATGCTGGTAATTCTTTACATGTGGGTTGTACATAAGCATTTCCTTTTTTTGGTGAACTCCCTGTCTTGCTTTGTCTCTATGTGcattttgttcttttgttttgtACAGGGTGTGAACTCTTTGGTTCAGGAAAGTGTAATGTTTGCAATCCTAGCAGAACGTTCACTTGGCCCACGGTTATATGGAGTATTTCCTCAAGGACGTCTAGAGGAGTACATTCCGGTGAGATACTATCCATGGTGTATTGCTCATACAGCAGCCAAATGTTCTAAGTATAGTGAAGTGTGAGTGATACAGCTTAAAGTTGAAGTCAAGCTTAGAGAAGACATCTATACATATATTGTAGCCAGAATCTACTGTACTCAGAAGGAAAAGTGTTGATTGTAAATGATTAAATTATATCAGTTTAATAGCTGAGTGAAAGACAAAATATTTACAGGCACAAAATAGCATATACCTGTACCCTTTGGGGGTGAAAGTCCTTTGAGGTCAGACAACCTCCAGATTTCTAATAGattgttatttatttgttgtaattttgtatttatctctctatcatctcaAGCTATAGACTTCATTTATTTGGCATGATTATGCTTCACCACAGGGTGGAGTCATCACAAAAACCTTTGAGTCTGTTATTGTAGGGGTAGTTTGCTCTTTGCATTTAATCTTTGCCCTCTTTCCAGAGCCGGCGACTGCTGACATCAGAGCTTAGTTGCCCAGATGTATCAAGTGAAATTGCTGAAAAACTGGCCAGGTTCCACAAAATGGAGATGCCTTTCAACAAAAAGCCAGTGTGGTTATTTAGGACCATGGAGGAGTAAGTAGATTAAACAGAGAATTCTAAACTCTTTTCTAACTGAAagtgaaaaaagttttttcactGGAAATGAATGTCATTTTCTGCTTCTATAAAACTAATtaacttaaaaatattttaacgGTCCATTAAAGcctaaatgtgaattattatatttgcctgaaaataaaatattttttgcagcaaCAGTCCTAATTTGTATTAGAGAGGTTTTCATTTTGTGGGGATGCAGAGAGCCTTAAGTGATGTTTAACCCTAGTTCTACatagtatctgttatctgctatgcaaatGTGCTTTCTACATGGTCTACATAGTagcttatatataaaaattatgttAGAGCTTATGAAACAGACACAACTTTTTGTTACCTGTGTAATAGATATtcttaaatatataatttctgtGTCTGCTAGGCATAGGACTCAAAGAACTGCTCACACAACATCTTAGTGTATTCaccagaaaatgtttatttttagcaaaaaaagcaataacaaggAAATGGACTCAACAACCCCCCAAATATTCACATTGGCTCTCTGAAGTCAAACACCTATGCACATTGGAAAGTCTAATATATAAAACTAGAGGAGCTcccaaaaaacacgaaaaaataTTGGGTAAATGGCTAGAAAAATCCAGGAGGTATTTTCTTAAAGCATTTTAAGATAATATGTTTGTAAACTGTAATATGTGCCAACATCCAGAGGGAAATGGTCAGAAATGACAAGGGAAAGGAAAATGCATACAAAAGAAAAGGTtacaatgtattttcaaatgCTGTTGCAACTTTTGTTACTGCAAAACATGTCATATACTAAAACCTTACTACATTGTGTAACTCTGCCTCATAAATGTGATGTATATATGCTGAAActgcctgaattaaaaaaaaaaaaaaaattatatatatatgactatTTCACTCCTTATTTCACTGAAATTTACCTAACAGATCGCAGACTCTTGATTCATGTCTTCCTGGCTTATTCTCGCCCACAGGTACATGTCTCAAATATCCTCACTTTCCTTTACACAAAAAGAAGACGTGGAGAAGTTCAACCAGCTGAAAAGTTTAAGTCTGGAGGAAGAAATGCAAAAGCTGAAGTGAGAAATTATGGCACtgtgtatttaatattttttacatcattttattatttgtgggcaTCAGAATAGTTGCTTCTTTTTATAATGCAAACATGGAGGGAGattccatatttaaaaatatgGGATTGTGGTATTGTTTGTTTCTGCAGTATCCAAAATTAAAGTTCCTTTTACAGAAGTCACCATTCGTGCTTTAGTCCTATGGTATGCAGGGTATTTTAAAGTCTGTTGTGCGCATTTGTGATCTAAACATGCCTATCCATCTATTATAACCTCTCATAGGGATACATGGGAAACATTCTACTTCAAGCAGTTACAGGGGATAAGCAATTGTTTTCTCTCTGAGCACAGAGGCGGTCAGAACACAATTCGTTTTGCAGGCTTTTCTACATAACTGTTTTTTCTCTAAAAGGAATAACAGAGAAAAGTGGAATAAATTGAAACGTGAAGTTTTCTTTAAACActtattttgtttgatttttttttttttactaagcttTCTTATGAACTGGTAGGGGTTAAGGAAATAGGCAGCAAGACAATCATGACACATGCTGTCTATTCATGGGTGGGTTCACTACTGACATAGGCTCTTGTGGCTACAGCTAAAGGGACTGATGCTGGTTATTTTGCATGATTTACTTTCAGATTTTAAATGCCATTGGAAAGTTTGCTGCTCTGTCTGACCATAAAGTATTATAGTTATTTGTCAATGTTAAAATTGCAACACAGTCATCACAGTTGTCACTTAACAAGCATAACAAGCAACTGCTCTCTCAACACCTACCAGAGGGAAAGTATTATACCTGGAGATTGCAAAGCATTTTAGTGCATTTCAATGTATACAAAAATACAGATCTTGCTTTTactaaccataaaaaaaaaaaaatcactcaacaTTGACTACTGTCTCAGCTATTTCTGTGTTCTTTATTTCTAGACTGCTTCTACTTTCTACTGCATCACCTGTAGTGTTCTGTCACAATGATGTTCAAGAAGGTAGGAGAAGCTCACCAATTTTTTCCTGATTTCCCTCTTAAATGTAATGTCACACAAAAGAAAATTACTTTTGTCTTCTTGTTGACATTATTCCAAAGAATAAGCAGCatagtaaatatactgtatttatagagaGGAGGCAGTGCAGGCTAATGTGCTTGGAGTTGCATTTTGCATCTCTGTGGTGCACCCAGACAGCAGTGACTTCTGTGGCTTTGTTTCCTGGTTTAGTGACAATGAACTTTAGAGCTTTGGCCTGCTGTCAATTGCACAGATGGGACTTGtatgttcatttatttttagaCTGTTACTGTTAAAGAGAGCAACAatcaccttaagggtgaagacacacagagctacttgtcatagctactgaatgccagaaaatatcttgctatagacaatactgagaattgcctctgctaaaacaaacatagagacaattatcagtaaatgattgtTTCTATAGCCAGTAGCtgctgtgtcttcaccctaagatatTTATGGATAGGTGCTCAAGCAGCTTTTAACCCTTGCAGGGGTAAAAAGTTATATAAGGGCAGTTGGGGATTAGTTGCCCCGCGACAAATATTAATtaccgcgggtgactaaactCCCCCAATGCCATCCAACCAGCAAGGATGTAAAtccccagtgggatggcattcacGTTACTTCattttcccgaagttgcctctcaaggaaactttgggcggcACTTTagtttgcaaagtgaaaaaaagtttttattgtgGCCAAAGACcaggcaacgtttcaggccttCTCTTGCCCTTTCTCAAGCTAGCCTTTCTCAAGGTCGTTGaccacaataaacacttttttcactTAGCAAATTGAAGTGCTGCAGCATGTCTTTCATTTTAGACTGTTACCCACTGGTCTTTTTTCTGAAAGCTGTTTTTAAAGGCTATTGGTCCCAGATTATACCAGATCTTAACATATACTGGCTTAAGAGAGCCCCTTTTTGTCTGGTTGACTTAACATGTTGGATTTATAGGTGAAACCAGTTTTGCAATATTATGACTCTGTATAAAGTGCCACACTAATGCAATATACACATCCCCTGTGCACTCCATATGAAGCACTACTCTAATGCAGAACATTTTATCCCCACCCCATTTTATATATCAGTGGTCCTCATTAGACAGTTCTCCAGCTGTTTTTAAGATACAAATCCCAACAGCTCCTTAGAGTCACACAATTATTTATAGCACCCATGATAATTTTACAGAAGGCAGAATATGTGTTTATGAGGTAAATACATGAGATATCATGCATTTTGTAGTGGTATATTTCCCAGCTGCTTTACCAGTAAATATTAACAGAAATTTGTGGCTGCCTCTCAGGTTCTTACCTTTTAAGatatttaaagtatttttatatgTTGTTTATAATTGCTAGATAGTATGTTACAATTTGTTTTTGGGACAATCTTTTGGTGGGTTGAGGCTTGATTGATTAAAAACCTGAGttcattatttttctgttttttttaccaGGTAATATTTTGCTGCTGTCTTCTCGCTCCTCGTCTCCATCAGACAGGCTGATGCTTATTGACTTTGAGTACAGTAGCTACAATTACAGGTTAGACCAAACTCtgagttaatttattttttttgtggtggtTCCCAAATTCTTTGCTTAAAAGTAGCCTGGCGTTGCATCATTATACTTACAACATTTCTGCATGCAGATATCCTCTTCTTATTGTATAGTCTCCACTAAGGGCCCCAACACTCAGTGCACTTCTTGGCTCTGCAGGAAATCTCTTCTCCTATGACAATGAAGCTCCCAACAATACTTGCCCTTTCTCTTTGCAGAAGGAGGCATTTTTGAGCAATTACCAGGGATCCCCACATGTAATATGTTTTGCATTTGGCGATTTCAACAACAGTGAAGGCCAGGTATTGTCCGGTACCTCATTGCCTATGGGAGAGGAAATTTCCTGCTGAGCAATGAAGTGGAGAAATACTCTGTTACTATGAAAATACTACAACTTGAAAGAGCAGGACTGTATTTTAAGTGTTTTGATcttaaaatgtttgtgttttgtaTTCAATTTCAAATAATtagttatttattatattgtgttatctttattttttttttggtaacttGATGCTTTTGTCAGCCAGTCAGTGATGTATCCCCTGCATAGTTTTAAAACTCTCTCCTGTGTTATTATCACTTTTTCTTAGAGGGTTTGATATTGGAAATCACTTCTGTGAGTGGGCGTATAACTACCAGCACAATGAATGGCCTTTCTACAAAGCACAGCTGAATGACTACCCTTCAAGGGTTCAACAGGTATGTTCCTTATTTCTTTTGATTAGTATGTACAGTacatcaaaaaatgttgttttaatatttttgtctTGTCTTACATACCTGTAACTGAAAGAAATGGGTTCAAAAACATTCCATCACATATGTTGCTCAAAGGACCAGTAGCCTTATAACTTAACCACATAGTTGTTCTTTCTCctatcaaaaatatacatttgttgaaaAATTTACTGTACATTTGGTAGAAAAGGACAAATAGAATATCTCTCTTCTAAATAAGCACCACCACCTTAATTCTTGAACTTAAGGAAGACATGGGTCGAAACAGGATGCAAACATGTTACACGGCCCCAGTTTGTCATTATCCATAATAGTAATACAAATGTTTAAAACAAGAACAgagaaattgtactttgctctcTTTTTCATTACAGTGATCCTGACACATTCTACTAGTGATGGGAATTGTCAGTTTAGAAAGTAAAGTCgcaccttaattttttttttccaaaaaataataGCATGGTGGGAGTTTGGTAGTTATACTGACAAAGTATCTGTCATTGATAGAAATGTGTCTGTGccactttatatactgtatgtacattttaTGTGTAGGGTTCCTATAGGATTGTCTGCAAGCTAGCACATTACATATCTTTGTTAAATGTCATTTTATGTTAATATTggtatttcttattttatatatatattttagagccTCTATATCTGCTATTATGTTCTATCCctttttaattctgttttatttcttagCTTCGATTTTTCAGATCCTACCTTTTGGAGATGTCTCCAGGTCTTAGTGAAGGTGAACGCCATGCTCAGGAAGAAGCAATGTTGCTGGAAGTAAACAGGTAACTATATGACTCAAAACACTCCATTTTATCTAGTGGCTGCAAGTTTCAGTGATGCAAAACTTTTAAGAAGGAGGGATGTTCTAAAGGCCAGTTGGATACAGTTAGATGTACCAAGGAGGCAAAGAGGGAATGTCCAGATCTCTGTAGGGAAGATAGTAGGATGTGCCTTTTATACTATGGATCACTTTTCCACTCCTGTTTCTCACCTTTAGGTTTGCATTGGCTTCACATTTTTTCTGGGGTCTCTGGTCTATTTTGCAAGCAAAAATGTCAACTATCGAATTTGGATACCTGGTAAGGATGGACTATTATCACAATTTCTGCATGGTGCGAACTATGTAAACCTTTTGTTTTGCATAGCTTTAAGAGATAAAAATATTACACTCAGCACACACTTCAGATCTAGACATACAAATCATTTTAAAGGGCCAAAACTCACATCAACATTTTGTTTTAGAAGTATCTTACATAGTAAATGGCCCATgcaaaaagaatattaaaaatgcTTTGTTTGTAAAGGCCGTTTACCCTaacaatcaggcagtggtttaaatgagaggctggaagatgaataggagagggtctaaatagaagataagtaataaaatgtgctAAAAACTACTATATGAAAATAACTGCATTACTTTATGTCTTTAGTGAGAAATGTTGTGTTTTGAATTTAAGAAGAAATATTCtaatttcatggtttttttttaatttgcttttattgTAGGATTATGCACTTTCTCGGTTTAATGCATATTTTGAACAGAAACGCCGTTGGGCCTGATTTCCCTTCGATCTCAGTTGAGCATGTAACAGCTTTTCGTGTTCCTGTCTCCAGCAAGAATCTGCCTCCTTGATGCTCGGATATACCTGCAGCCTTTTCATCCTCATACCTGCCAAAGGGCAACAAACTTCTAGTCTCTGCACAGTTTTGTGTGCATGGCTGCAGCTTGCATTCCATTGCCCTTTTTCCTCCTGCTTTCATCTGTATGCAAATTACCCTGCCCCCACTATGCATAATCCTCACCCTTATTTATACAACCTCATGTGTAGCACCCACTGTGGAGACTTTTGAGTTTCCACTACAAATGTAAAACTTGTAGTTTTTTACAAGTTGTAATAAGTATTATAATTTATCAGAAATTCTGTGTGTCATTTGCTCCTGATATTGCCAGTGTAGTTTTAGAATAGTTTGTGTGATATCGCAATACGTTTACCTACTGCCCATGGTAGCTCATTCTGAATGCTAATATTTCCattgtttgcatttattttagcAGTCACAGTATTTTAACCACTGACAAAAACTCCTAATTTTAAAATGCCAAAGAATGAAGAAACAACAAACTAAAAACCAGAAATTCAGGATGTTGCTCGCTTATTAAGTGCTTAGCACTTatccccccatgtgtaataaaaaacacaaacgtTTGCCTAACCAATAAGTTATTtgcaagtaaatgctaccttctgaatGACTGGCACAGGCGTATCAAACTTTGGAcagtttattaaataaaccctagtctgtgtgtgtttttggttttttGGCACCACAAATTTTATCATAGTAGTGTACAAAGAGATGTAACAAttttataacatttaaaaaaggaTGTAGCTACCTTTATAAAGGACTGCATCTATATGGAATTGGGGGGTTTCTTGATTTTAATAGAAATAGCACCACAAGAACACAGCAAATGTGTCAGTGCTCATGCAAGAGTATTTTTAACAGCAAAAGTTTCTCCTAAAAGGCATTTTTCTCCTTAAAGGAATATTTGTTACTACTTCACCTTTTAAAATTATATAACTGTTCCGtccacccccctcccctccccattAATTGCAATATACTGTTTTCTGGAAATATCTATATGGCACATGAAGCCCCAGAAAGGAATAGTTGTCCCATTTATTGTTATTGGAACAGCATATGACATTTGGGTTGCAGCAGACCCTCCAGCCCAACACAGTTACAGTATCCTAAATATCGTAATGTGTGCCCTGGCAGACAACATATATGTAGTCCTTACTCAGTTAAGTTAAAATCTGCTAAATCTTCTGTCCTTACTATGATTGTTTAAAATGCAAATTGGATATTCTtgacgtatgtatgtatgtatgtatgtatgtacatgtaGCTTCTGGTGTGAAGGTAAATTAAATCTCCATGGACTCTATTGATCCAGTTCCTTTAGTGGCAGTATTATGACAAAAAAGTACAACATTTACTTGGCTTTGCTAAGCAATGGCATTGGCATTGGCATTTTTAATGGCATTTTAGACATAAGGTTATACCTGTTTTTCTAAACAGGATATATTTCATTAATAGCATCCACCTAATAGAGAGGTGCCTATTTTTCAGTTTTCATACTTTATTTTTGCACCCGTCTCTATCACACACCAACACTACCCACCCTTCTTTTATGTACAGAATAGTGTCAGCCTTTCGCTTTTCTCAGTGTAACACTGCACTGCTATACATAAGATACATATATCTTTCATACAACACAAGCATAGCCTGGAATTCCAACTCTTTCTGCCTTATACAACTCTGTTTCCCACAAAGTCTAAGCTTTATGTAACATTGCATTCTCCACCACCACTGTTATAATCACACTTGATCTACCTCTCCATTCCATACAATTTTGCTCCCCATCTAAATCACTGCCATAGCCCACCTTTTTTACGGGTGGAAACATTTAACCATAACCATACTTGCTCAATTTCCTGCTGTGTTGCAGCTAGATTTTTCACATCATTCCCTGATTACAGCAGCCTGATTTCTTAAGCCTCTCTATTAAGTCATCATTTGTTTGCTCCATGATCCTCTTGTTTGCTTCATGTCCTTGTTATTTATAAGTCaattatttacacaaaaaaatatgtattgcaTGCATAAAAACAATATAAGAGAATTACTGGAAATGAACCACAGATGCAAACTATGCAGtataccaaaaataaaaaaatgaaacaaagttTTCTTTGAACTTAAAATACTTTATGGTGTTTAAAATAgcttttttgttttgcagctctctagtttggaatttcagcagctatctggttgctggtggGGAGGTTgctagctatctggttgctctaggtcagtgatccccaaccagtggttcgtgagcaacatgttgctgacttggaggcaagttttggttgcataaaaaacagttgtactgccaaacagaccctcctgtagcctgccagtccacataagggctaccaaatagccaatcttagcccttatttagcaccttcataaacttttttttatgcttgtgttgctctaactcttttttacatttgagtgtggctcatgggtaaaaaaagttgtggatccCTGCtcttattataatgtgtaagccaacatcaccagtgattatgccaataccaaccaatcagacctttgtttttgttttctaacttgtaggtaactaCAAGTTCTGTAAAAATTCTAATTGCtgacacactgtaataaatatgctcaTTTGTGTGTGGGCCCAAAGGGGCGTCCCTTCACATGATAACATTGCAAAGGTACATGCCAACAAATTATGTCTTGGGGAAACATCTGTGCCTTTAATTTTTAAAGGGACACAAATCATTTCAAAGACTACATAGATATTTATGTGCATGCTCATATGGTTCGTAGGTGCTAAGCTATATACTTTGCAAAGAAGAAAAAGGAGGAGGATATggttattttcaaatgttggcaaCTAAGAAATAACTGTGCTCACATATGCTCTGTGGCACCTAGTTGCTATGATAGTGTACAGAGTACAGATTCTCGCTGAAGTAGAAACAGTATAGCTTTAGTGcagtgttttctttctttttttatgtacttgggcaGCAGTGCTTGCTGCAACTGGGTGCCTCCTGCTCACTCACACAGTAACCGGGTGCCCTCTCTGCGTCAGTGTCATAGTGTCAGGGCTCAGGTTACACTGGAAGCTTTTGGctgcaacttaaaaaaaaaaaaaaaaaaaatcagagactGAAGGACATAGAGGACAGAAAGCAGCAGCTGTgtgattttgtgtgtgtgttgttcCTACATGTTAGTGTTTCATTCTGAAGATATCtgaaaaagtgcaaaataatCAGGTGAGTATCTATTGGACAAGCTTAACTGTTTGTGTATTCCTTTGTATATAGCTCTCGATCCCTTtttgatacatttattttttgcttaataGAGAATCACATGCTTAAAACTAGGTGTATCGGTAACCTTGTCCTCACTGCACTGTACTCACAGCTGTGTTTTGTGGTTGTAAATAGTATGTTATTTTGGTGAGATGTTACTTTTGCAGCGATCTTGCTATATCTGGCTGTTTGTACCTATGCAAACTTTTGCTGTAAGGTGAGAAGTGAAATATAAAGGGCGCCGCTGCCCCTGGAAGTGTCATACATTTATTTTGACTCAGTGTGCCCATGCACACACAGTGCATAAAGGGAAATCTACATTCTTTGGTCAACACTTGTTGAAACTTTTAGATGTAGTTGTTTTTTCTAAGTTTAGTACTGTTATTAGGTGAAGCTAAAACTACATCAGTATTTGGTATGAAAAATGATGTGACAATCTAATTCAGCATTTGGGGGGTTCATTTTTATTTGCACCTCGGGCTGTAATCTGCAATTATAGGGTTCAGTGTAAAACAAGACGTTAGCGTATTTAACTGTGACAATTACACCTTtcttttctatagtttttttttgtttttttacaagatTTGGGTTATTATATTTGTTAATAGCAAAAGAATCCCAAATAGcaaaagtttgtgttttttttttcatcttttcttATTGTTATGTTATAGTCCTTACAGCTATTTGGCATTCAGTGCACATAGCATGTATGTTTCATTTACATAGTTAAAGGGGCACTTCACCtttaacttatagtatgatgtagagagtgatgttcttagacaatttgcagttggtcttcatgttttattttttatgtttttaattatttagctttttttttagaaGCGATCCATTTCAGAaattcatcagctatctggttgctagggtccaatttactttAATGAAAGAATATAAATAGCAGAGAGACTAGAATAGAAATAATAGTAAAAAAGGTAGCAATATTAATAAAAATTTACCCTcacagcaatagatttttggctgccagggtcactggctgccatttgagagctggaaagtaGGAGGAGAGGATGCCCCAtgcccatgcgtactgatgtcac contains:
- the chkb gene encoding choline/ethanolamine kinase, producing MELNGRGLDCHCEPCKCHEGTGHTSSNCSCSVCPSSTGDQDPVAKFCCAPETVSPQLPQATGAGEDVVPPQDVGTLSPGGRRLGVNTELQTRAFTLCREYLRGVWREIQPHQFRVSVVSGGLSNLLYKCSLTDSVKTQSTEPRQVLLRLYGAILQGVNSLVQESVMFAILAERSLGPRLYGVFPQGRLEEYIPSRRLLTSELSCPDVSSEIAEKLARFHKMEMPFNKKPVWLFRTMEEYMSQISSLSFTQKEDVEKFNQLKSLSLEEEMQKLKLLLLSTASPVVFCHNDVQEGNILLLSSRSSSPSDRLMLIDFEYSSYNYRGFDIGNHFCEWAYNYQHNEWPFYKAQLNDYPSRVQQLRFFRSYLLEMSPGLSEGERHAQEEAMLLEVNRFALASHFFWGLWSILQAKMSTIEFGYLDYALSRFNAYFEQKRRWA